A single Nocardioides sp. JS614 DNA region contains:
- a CDS encoding SDR family NAD(P)-dependent oxidoreductase, with the protein MDSKLFALDGRVALVTGGNGGLGRAIALALRDAGATVAVTGRDERKNAAVAADLGSADAVFPGDVRDESAVSATMAQVVERFGRLDILVNNAGNYVGGSVLDLTESGWHAVVDTHLTGSFLCAKHAAQVMVSQRSGGKIINIGSMYSLFGPPAAIGYAAAKTGIIGLTRALAVELAEHDIQVNAILPGWYETDLTRGAPGSEWGERIRHKTPAQRWGDTDDLAGPAVFLASTASDFVTGVALPVDGGYAVADRLLPE; encoded by the coding sequence ATGGACTCGAAGCTGTTCGCCCTCGACGGACGGGTGGCCCTGGTCACCGGTGGCAACGGCGGGCTCGGCCGCGCCATCGCGCTCGCGCTCCGCGATGCTGGAGCAACGGTCGCGGTCACTGGCCGGGACGAGCGCAAGAACGCGGCCGTTGCCGCCGATCTCGGCTCGGCCGATGCGGTGTTCCCCGGCGACGTCCGTGACGAGTCGGCGGTGTCGGCGACCATGGCACAGGTGGTCGAGCGGTTCGGTCGCCTCGACATCCTGGTCAACAACGCCGGCAACTACGTCGGCGGGTCGGTGCTCGACCTGACCGAGTCCGGGTGGCACGCGGTCGTTGACACCCACCTCACCGGCTCGTTCCTGTGCGCCAAGCACGCCGCTCAGGTGATGGTCAGTCAGCGCAGTGGCGGCAAGATCATCAACATCGGTTCGATGTACTCGCTCTTCGGCCCGCCTGCCGCGATCGGCTACGCGGCCGCCAAGACCGGGATCATCGGGCTGACCCGCGCCCTGGCTGTCGAGCTCGCCGAGCACGACATCCAGGTGAACGCGATCCTGCCCGGCTGGTACGAGACCGACCTCACCCGGGGCGCGCCCGGGAGTGAGTGGGGGGAGCGGATCCGCCACAAGACCCCAGCCCAGAGGTGGGGAGACACCGACGACCTTGCCGGGCCGGCCGTGTTCCTTGCCTCCACAGCCTCGGACTTCGTCACCGGCGTCGCGCTGCCCGTCGACGGTGGGTACGCCGTCGCTGACCGGCTGCTGCCCGAGTAG
- a CDS encoding AAA family ATPase, whose translation MNPTFRTTRQRTVEGPSRNQAVRQRLAVGRDSEPDRAYPRLMLRVQMLGQLSVELDGVPVSPPESRRAWSLLAWLALNPGPHPRVVLAARFWPDVLDTSARASLRTAIWSLRQALGPDSGRCLTSSRDHVGLAPGELWTDVAEFGRLLDAGHVESAVELCRGEVLAGLEDEWAYEAREEHRDRLATALGTLAAEEEKRGDLAAAVAATRRQLQFAPFTEHVHADLIRRLAASGDRAAAMLAYRRLRDRFRDELGLEPSAGTRRLAASLRAADPAPGPVKPAGRPSGEGGSGVRGLPMVGRSASMALLEEAWRTARTGHGGVVHLSGEAGIGKTRLVEELAARARDEGARSATCAAVDLSGSAPFGLWAELLREVYRDLQPPRLEASRATILARLLPDLAPRLGVAAPSLEIASPDLERTLLFEGIVELVEWACRDRPLLVVMEDVHLADAPSLQLVGYVARRIRTLPLLVALTRRELPRRTDADALQDTLRSRGVLLQEIQLGPLRDDEIASLARTVAGLPEAEVDKVVAVSDGNPFLALESARARGRAETTPPASLRGNVRAVFGGLGPDARLLAEFAAVAGRPLEREEREALPLDRGTEAATAAVESGLLVADASRVEYRHALLREAVYADMSAPRRAWLHETFAAALQSCEARRTRRRAAEVARHLRLAGRDELAVGHLVRAAADARAVAALPEAVEFLIEAAGIAPDDDRLLLDLSEIQAWLGRRAEADQAFDRAIGLIPTGDSDRLADAWLRRGRWLRGALCAPRAARDAYRAAEAALGSIPAPAPEARAEALAGLAWAEAVAGDLDAVEPLLDRLSAPAPSSADTGIHAYEIGAARAFCLIRRGRFKESYEPAIAAGEAAQAAGRPDMAYGCWANAASAAACAGDFERALEFTDQGLAAVQRVLPTGELHLLAARAHILTRLGRFDEAAAAADAERQLADRLDRPELVATAQHDAGMVAFASGDPGRAAELLAAALARGAPVSRPRARLVRAEALVSVGRLEEAEQELRETVLEPVTESDFPHTLVPRLTRVQGLLAAARGDRVLARKRLGEAAESWRRYSSAAQGHGEEYVVNLADLGRPPVEGLIEPLRELDRVLEEIKSLDSEVETA comes from the coding sequence GTGAACCCCACCTTCCGCACCACCCGTCAAAGAACCGTCGAAGGTCCGTCAAGGAACCAGGCTGTGCGACAACGGCTTGCTGTGGGCCGGGACAGCGAGCCCGACCGGGCCTACCCTCGCCTTATGCTGCGCGTGCAGATGCTCGGCCAGCTGTCGGTCGAGCTGGACGGCGTCCCGGTGTCCCCGCCGGAGAGCCGGCGGGCGTGGTCACTGCTGGCCTGGCTCGCACTGAACCCTGGGCCGCATCCGCGCGTCGTGCTTGCGGCCCGGTTCTGGCCGGACGTTCTCGACACCAGTGCGCGGGCCAGCCTGCGCACCGCGATCTGGTCGCTCCGGCAGGCGCTCGGCCCGGACAGCGGTCGCTGTCTGACGTCGTCGCGCGACCACGTGGGCCTGGCGCCAGGGGAACTGTGGACCGACGTGGCGGAGTTCGGCCGGCTGCTCGACGCCGGTCATGTCGAGAGCGCTGTCGAACTCTGCCGTGGGGAGGTGCTTGCGGGCCTCGAGGACGAGTGGGCGTACGAGGCCCGCGAGGAGCACCGCGACCGACTCGCGACTGCCCTCGGCACGCTGGCGGCGGAGGAGGAGAAGCGCGGTGACCTCGCCGCCGCTGTCGCTGCGACGCGCCGCCAGCTGCAGTTCGCCCCATTCACCGAACACGTACACGCCGACCTGATCCGCCGGCTCGCGGCCTCGGGTGACCGCGCCGCGGCGATGCTCGCCTACCGTCGGCTCCGCGACCGGTTCCGGGACGAGCTGGGCCTCGAGCCGTCGGCGGGAACCCGACGGCTGGCAGCGTCCCTCCGTGCGGCGGATCCGGCCCCCGGACCGGTCAAACCGGCCGGGCGGCCGTCCGGCGAGGGAGGCTCGGGGGTCCGGGGCCTCCCGATGGTGGGCCGGAGCGCATCGATGGCCCTGCTCGAGGAGGCGTGGCGGACCGCCCGGACCGGTCACGGAGGAGTCGTCCACCTCAGCGGCGAGGCCGGCATCGGCAAGACCCGACTGGTCGAGGAGCTCGCCGCGCGGGCACGCGACGAGGGTGCACGGTCCGCGACGTGCGCCGCCGTCGACCTGTCCGGTAGCGCGCCCTTCGGTCTCTGGGCCGAGCTGCTGCGCGAGGTGTACCGGGACCTGCAGCCGCCCCGGCTCGAGGCGTCCCGCGCCACGATCCTCGCCCGTCTGCTCCCGGACCTGGCCCCTCGCCTGGGCGTGGCTGCCCCCTCGCTCGAGATCGCGTCCCCGGACCTGGAACGGACCCTGCTGTTCGAAGGAATCGTCGAGCTGGTCGAGTGGGCCTGCCGGGACAGGCCGCTGCTGGTCGTGATGGAGGACGTGCACCTGGCCGACGCGCCCAGCCTGCAGCTCGTCGGGTACGTCGCCCGCCGCATTCGGACGCTCCCGTTGCTCGTCGCCCTCACCAGACGGGAGCTGCCTCGGCGTACCGACGCCGATGCACTGCAGGACACCCTTCGGTCCCGCGGCGTCCTCCTGCAGGAGATCCAGCTCGGTCCCCTGCGAGACGACGAGATCGCCTCCCTTGCCCGGACGGTCGCGGGCCTGCCGGAGGCTGAGGTGGACAAGGTCGTCGCCGTCTCGGACGGGAACCCGTTCCTCGCCCTCGAGTCCGCGCGTGCCCGCGGCCGTGCCGAGACGACACCGCCCGCGAGCCTGCGGGGCAACGTCCGCGCCGTCTTCGGCGGCCTCGGTCCCGACGCCCGGCTCCTGGCCGAGTTCGCGGCCGTGGCGGGGCGGCCACTGGAGAGGGAGGAGAGGGAGGCACTCCCACTCGACCGCGGCACCGAGGCTGCCACCGCGGCGGTGGAGAGCGGTCTGCTCGTGGCCGACGCGAGCCGGGTGGAGTACCGGCACGCCCTGCTTCGGGAAGCGGTCTACGCCGACATGTCGGCGCCGAGGCGCGCCTGGTTGCACGAGACCTTCGCTGCCGCACTGCAGTCGTGCGAGGCCAGACGAACGCGACGCAGGGCCGCCGAGGTGGCGCGACACCTGCGACTCGCCGGGAGGGACGAACTCGCAGTCGGGCACCTGGTGCGGGCCGCGGCCGACGCACGCGCGGTCGCCGCACTGCCCGAAGCAGTCGAGTTCCTGATCGAGGCGGCCGGCATCGCCCCTGACGACGACCGGCTTTTGCTCGACCTCTCCGAGATCCAGGCATGGTTGGGACGCCGCGCCGAGGCCGACCAGGCGTTCGACCGCGCCATCGGCCTGATCCCGACTGGCGACTCGGACCGGCTGGCGGACGCGTGGCTCAGACGCGGCCGGTGGCTGCGAGGAGCGCTGTGCGCGCCGCGGGCCGCCCGTGACGCCTACCGCGCGGCAGAAGCGGCCCTCGGCTCGATCCCTGCCCCGGCACCGGAGGCACGTGCCGAAGCGCTGGCCGGTTTGGCGTGGGCCGAGGCGGTCGCCGGCGACCTCGACGCCGTCGAGCCGCTGCTCGACCGGCTGTCCGCACCGGCCCCTTCCAGTGCGGACACCGGTATCCACGCCTACGAGATCGGCGCCGCCCGAGCCTTCTGCCTAATCCGCAGGGGGCGCTTCAAAGAGAGCTACGAACCGGCGATCGCCGCCGGCGAGGCCGCGCAAGCCGCCGGACGACCGGACATGGCCTACGGCTGTTGGGCGAACGCCGCCTCGGCCGCAGCCTGCGCCGGCGACTTCGAGCGTGCCCTGGAGTTCACCGACCAGGGGCTCGCGGCTGTCCAACGGGTGCTGCCGACCGGAGAGCTTCACCTGCTCGCCGCCCGCGCGCACATCCTGACCCGGCTCGGCCGCTTCGACGAGGCTGCCGCAGCGGCCGACGCTGAGCGGCAGCTGGCGGACCGACTGGACCGGCCGGAGTTGGTGGCCACAGCACAGCACGACGCCGGGATGGTCGCGTTCGCCTCCGGCGACCCGGGCCGCGCCGCAGAGCTTCTGGCGGCGGCACTCGCGCGGGGTGCGCCGGTGAGCCGTCCCCGGGCGCGCCTGGTCCGCGCCGAGGCGCTGGTGAGCGTCGGACGTTTGGAGGAGGCCGAGCAGGAACTGCGCGAGACCGTGCTGGAGCCGGTGACCGAGAGCGACTTCCCCCACACCCTCGTGCCCCGGCTGACGCGCGTTCAGGGTCTTCTGGCCGCGGCCCGCGGTGATCGCGTCCTCGCCCGCAAGCGCCTGGGCGAGGCGGCCGAGTCATGGCGCCGATACTCCTCGGCCGCTCAGGGACACGGTGAGGAGTACGTCGTGAACCTCGCCGACCTCGGACGCCCCCCGGTGGAGGGGTTGATCGAGCCACTGCGAGAGCTCGATCGGGTACTCGAAGAGATCAAGTCACTGGACTCCGAAGTCGAGACTGCGTGA
- a CDS encoding dihydrofolate reductase family protein yields the protein MPGMTNRPSSWPRRPVRKRPRSPDHITGRAKRTLARGAGLALYGRKLWETMSSHWPTADQQPGATPAQIEFARRWRDMPKVVFSSTTSAVDWNARLVTGDAVTEITRLKTEDGGPMDVAGATLAAAAMRAGLIDEYAIVTHPVLVGGGTPFFTALDNWVNLNLVETRTFPDGVLLTRYETRR from the coding sequence ATGCCCGGGATGACCAACCGGCCGTCCTCGTGGCCACGGCGGCCCGTCCGCAAAAGGCCCCGTTCACCGGACCACATCACCGGGCGGGCTAAACGGACACTGGCCAGAGGCGCGGGCCTGGCGCTGTACGGGCGCAAACTGTGGGAGACGATGAGCTCCCACTGGCCGACCGCCGACCAGCAGCCTGGCGCCACACCGGCGCAGATCGAGTTCGCCCGCCGCTGGCGGGACATGCCGAAGGTGGTGTTCTCCTCGACGACCAGCGCGGTCGACTGGAACGCCCGCCTGGTCACCGGCGACGCTGTCACCGAGATCACCCGGCTCAAGACTGAGGATGGCGGTCCCATGGACGTCGCCGGCGCCACCCTCGCCGCGGCGGCCATGCGGGCCGGGCTGATCGACGAGTACGCGATCGTCACCCACCCGGTCCTGGTGGGCGGCGGCACGCCGTTCTTCACGGCCCTGGACAACTGGGTGAACCTGAACCTGGTGGAGACCCGGACGTTTCCCGACGGCGTGCTCCTGACCAGGTACGAGACCAGGCGCTGA
- a CDS encoding DUF1326 domain-containing protein — MSTTTDQTKSDLVYALHGTLLEACSCEVLCPCWIGEDPDHGTCEAFNAYHLDSGVIGGVDVSGLSFVTVHQVPGNILQGDWRAVWFISEEASDDQFDAIHDAFAGRLGGPLADLADLFGEVMDVKRAPITHATVQGKGRLLIGDVVSGEMEPYRSPDGQTITTLRDSLFSTVPGSPAYVAKASHNRVDLPDYDLVWSFEGRNAIQSDWTIEHRAEAVA; from the coding sequence ATGAGCACCACCACTGACCAGACCAAAAGCGACCTGGTCTACGCGCTGCACGGGACACTCCTCGAAGCATGCTCATGCGAGGTCCTGTGTCCCTGCTGGATCGGCGAGGACCCGGACCACGGAACGTGCGAGGCGTTCAACGCCTACCACCTGGACTCGGGCGTGATCGGCGGCGTCGACGTCTCGGGTCTCAGCTTCGTCACGGTCCACCAGGTCCCCGGCAACATCCTGCAGGGTGACTGGCGGGCGGTCTGGTTCATCAGCGAGGAGGCCAGCGACGACCAGTTCGACGCAATCCACGACGCCTTCGCCGGGCGACTTGGTGGGCCGTTGGCAGACCTGGCCGACCTCTTCGGCGAGGTGATGGACGTCAAGCGCGCCCCCATCACCCACGCGACCGTGCAGGGGAAGGGCAGGTTGCTGATCGGGGACGTGGTCTCGGGGGAGATGGAGCCCTATCGGTCGCCCGACGGACAGACCATCACCACCCTGCGCGACTCGCTGTTCTCGACCGTGCCGGGGTCGCCGGCGTACGTGGCCAAGGCCAGCCACAACCGGGTGGATCTCCCGGACTACGACCTGGTCTGGTCCTTCGAGGGGCGCAACGCCATCCAGTCGGACTGGACGATCGAGCATCGGGCTGAGGCCGTCGCATGA
- a CDS encoding helix-turn-helix transcriptional regulator, giving the protein MDDNGPLAVGRSSLARGDWVAAKAAFETAWNDQGSADALDGLGRSLWWLGDAPGALDVRSRAFALLRREGRDHEAAAVGIWLARQYAGLFHRTAMAEGWVARSRSLVADLADPGSLEGWMALVESEAAALNLAIAHAERAVVVARKHRDVDLEIVALARLGACRVGTGAVAAGWSDLQQAMTAAVSGEGHDVAYVGEALCTLLEVSGWLGDPGMVEPWAQQLAEFRSAYAFGPLLPLETTSGPDLISAFCTSCCGGVYLVTGRLDVAERELADAVTQLATTGCRPRCLHPVARLAELRVLQGRLEEAEALLVGFESEWECALVAAALDLVQGRPNRAVAGLVAALEGLRAATVVSLPLRAQLVDAALAVSDLTLAAVTAGELAEVAVATGTTLHKAQADFAAGKVLLAEGDFDASARLRAAARAFAECGAPLAACRARMALARSLADRDRGVAVTEARSALQAFDRMGATSEADQAASFLRGLGIKGRTGPRDGVVLSRREQEVLSLVVEGLSNAEIAERLFISVKTAGHHVSNILTKLGVRSRTEATAYALLHPAAPGPSATQAAK; this is encoded by the coding sequence ATGGACGACAACGGTCCACTCGCCGTGGGGCGGTCGTCGCTGGCTCGCGGGGACTGGGTGGCAGCGAAGGCGGCCTTTGAGACCGCCTGGAACGATCAGGGATCCGCGGACGCATTGGACGGCCTCGGCCGCAGCCTGTGGTGGCTGGGCGACGCTCCGGGTGCACTGGATGTGCGGTCGCGGGCTTTCGCCCTGCTGCGTCGCGAGGGCCGTGACCACGAAGCGGCCGCCGTCGGCATCTGGCTCGCCCGACAGTACGCCGGCCTTTTCCACCGCACGGCGATGGCCGAGGGCTGGGTTGCCCGGAGCCGCTCCCTGGTCGCCGATCTCGCAGACCCGGGCAGCCTCGAAGGATGGATGGCCCTGGTGGAATCCGAGGCCGCCGCGCTGAATCTTGCGATCGCCCACGCCGAGCGCGCGGTGGTCGTCGCGCGCAAGCACCGTGATGTAGACCTCGAGATCGTCGCCCTGGCCCGCCTGGGCGCCTGCCGGGTCGGCACCGGCGCAGTCGCTGCGGGTTGGTCGGACCTGCAGCAGGCGATGACCGCGGCCGTCTCGGGCGAGGGCCACGACGTCGCGTACGTCGGCGAGGCGCTGTGCACGCTGCTGGAGGTCTCGGGCTGGCTCGGCGACCCAGGGATGGTGGAGCCATGGGCCCAGCAGCTGGCCGAGTTCCGATCGGCGTACGCGTTCGGCCCGTTGCTCCCGTTGGAGACCACGTCGGGCCCGGACCTGATCTCCGCCTTCTGCACCAGCTGCTGCGGAGGGGTCTACCTGGTCACCGGACGCCTGGACGTGGCCGAGCGAGAACTTGCCGACGCGGTGACCCAGCTGGCCACGACCGGGTGCCGGCCGCGGTGCCTCCACCCGGTCGCGAGGCTGGCCGAGCTGCGGGTGCTCCAGGGCCGGCTCGAGGAGGCGGAGGCGCTGCTGGTCGGATTCGAGTCGGAGTGGGAGTGCGCGTTGGTGGCGGCGGCTCTGGACCTGGTGCAGGGTCGACCCAATCGGGCGGTGGCCGGACTTGTCGCGGCACTCGAGGGCCTCAGGGCCGCGACGGTCGTGTCCCTGCCACTGCGGGCGCAGCTGGTCGACGCCGCACTCGCGGTATCTGACCTGACCCTCGCCGCGGTCACCGCTGGAGAGCTTGCCGAGGTGGCGGTGGCCACGGGTACGACGCTCCACAAGGCGCAGGCGGATTTCGCCGCGGGCAAGGTCCTGCTGGCAGAAGGTGACTTCGACGCATCCGCGCGGCTGCGGGCGGCCGCGCGGGCATTCGCGGAGTGCGGAGCCCCGTTGGCGGCCTGCCGCGCCCGGATGGCGCTGGCGAGGTCGCTGGCGGACCGCGACCGGGGTGTGGCCGTGACCGAGGCCAGGAGCGCCCTGCAGGCGTTCGACCGGATGGGAGCGACGTCGGAGGCCGACCAGGCTGCTTCCTTTCTGCGCGGATTGGGGATCAAGGGCCGCACGGGCCCCAGGGACGGTGTTGTCCTGAGCCGCCGGGAACAGGAGGTGCTGAGCCTGGTCGTCGAGGGACTCTCCAACGCCGAGATCGCCGAGCGGCTCTTCATCAGCGTCAAGACCGCGGGACACCACGTGAGCAACATCCTGACCAAGCTCGGTGTCCGCAGCCGCACCGAGGCGACGG
- a CDS encoding SRPBCC family protein, translating to MPRFEDSAVSNAQVEEVWKLLYDPARFPEWWAGIETVEPEPGDEGHAARFTYYPSGYPDYPMPQLLETSRDNRRVVVSCLVSDLHFRWLLEPLASGDTRIRVEVDIPPEEAHRLATQKTVIRQSLAQLAALAAEAASDSGA from the coding sequence GTGCCCAGATTCGAGGACAGCGCCGTCAGCAACGCCCAGGTCGAGGAGGTCTGGAAGCTTCTCTACGACCCGGCACGGTTCCCCGAGTGGTGGGCCGGAATCGAGACAGTGGAGCCGGAACCCGGCGACGAGGGACATGCCGCCCGCTTCACCTACTACCCGAGCGGCTATCCGGACTACCCGATGCCGCAGCTTCTGGAGACCAGCCGCGACAATCGTCGGGTGGTGGTCTCCTGCCTCGTGTCCGACCTGCACTTCCGGTGGCTGCTCGAGCCTCTCGCCAGCGGCGACACCCGGATCCGTGTCGAGGTCGACATCCCGCCCGAAGAGGCGCACCGACTCGCCACCCAGAAGACCGTGATCAGACAGTCTCTCGCGCAACTGGCGGCACTTGCGGCAGAGGCCGCCTCAGACTCAGGAGCCTGA
- a CDS encoding DUF2182 domain-containing protein, translated as MPVAIGSAWLLALGAQVTGYGGSLHHDQLIEEGPPIWLALAMFLLAWQVMIAAMMVPTSLPLAQLFDAASRRQPRPGIVMAAFLGGYALVWSAFGLTAFVADVGVHQLADRSAFLGSHEALITGGTLAVAGAFQFTRLKKRCLTECRHPVGFLAAHYQRGVGGAFRLGRKHGTFCVGCCAGLMLVMFAAGIANLLWMATLTVLMAYEKNGHAGSRLVSAVGCALLLWAAAVLVAPSWLPPLFAGEL; from the coding sequence GTGCCGGTCGCGATCGGATCCGCCTGGCTGCTCGCGCTCGGGGCCCAGGTCACCGGGTACGGCGGCTCGCTGCACCATGACCAGCTGATCGAGGAAGGTCCGCCGATCTGGCTCGCGCTGGCGATGTTCCTGCTCGCTTGGCAGGTGATGATCGCTGCGATGATGGTGCCCACGAGTCTGCCCCTGGCCCAGCTGTTCGACGCCGCTTCTCGGCGACAACCCCGTCCGGGAATCGTGATGGCGGCGTTCCTGGGCGGCTACGCGCTCGTCTGGAGCGCCTTCGGGCTGACCGCCTTCGTAGCAGACGTCGGCGTCCATCAGCTCGCGGACCGCAGCGCCTTCCTCGGCTCGCACGAAGCGCTCATCACCGGCGGCACCCTGGCGGTGGCTGGAGCGTTCCAGTTCACACGGCTCAAGAAGCGCTGCCTCACCGAGTGCCGGCATCCGGTCGGCTTCCTCGCCGCGCACTACCAACGCGGCGTGGGTGGGGCGTTCCGCCTCGGCCGGAAGCACGGCACCTTCTGCGTCGGCTGTTGTGCCGGCCTCATGCTGGTGATGTTCGCGGCGGGTATCGCGAACCTGCTGTGGATGGCCACCCTCACCGTCTTGATGGCCTATGAGAAGAACGGTCATGCCGGGAGCCGGCTCGTGTCGGCAGTGGGTTGCGCACTCCTTCTGTGGGCTGCGGCAGTTCTGGTCGCCCCTTCCTGGCTGCCGCCCCTCTTCGCCGGCGAGCTCTGA